One genomic region from Hemiscyllium ocellatum isolate sHemOce1 chromosome 13, sHemOce1.pat.X.cur, whole genome shotgun sequence encodes:
- the kcnj13 gene encoding inward rectifier potassium channel 13: protein MVFNDNEEKDTAPLVASLYKRIVSKDGHSNLQTETLSRKSIVYLKDIWPILMEMKWRWMLLTFSGAFITHWLFFACFWYLLSYTNGDLDLPDHNNPPENHTICVKYIDSFTAAFSFSLETQLTIGYGTMYPDGDCPAAIALLAVQMLLGLMMEALITGAFVAKISRPKLRTTAIKFSYFATVGHHEGELCLMFRVANVRQNPLTHVKVTAILYQEYKNQHLHQTSLDFHIDNMNSNECPYLAFPLTFCHTINQNSPLYPLIQGEMPAYYEIVIILSAEQEGTAESCQKRTSYTPEEIKLNQRFAPVISCTSKGYYKIAMENFDKTVSGLPMLLNPKKPRQNDFVVSINGDHADTTLFRHSSV from the exons ATGGTTTTCAATGACAATGAGGAAAAAGACACAGCACCACTTGTAGCCTCATTGTACAAAAGGATCGTCTCCAAGGATGGGCACAGCAATCTACAGACAGAGACCCTCAGTAGAAAAAGCATTGTATACCTGAAAGATATCTGGCCAATTTTAATGGAAATGAAATGGCGTTGGATGTTACTGACTTTCTCAGGAGCTTTTATTACTCATTGGCTCTTTTTTGCCTGTTTTTGGTATTTATTGTCATATACAAATGGAGATTTAGATTTGCCAGATCATAACAATCCTCCAGAAAACcacaccatctgtgtgaaataTATCGACAGTTTTACAGCAGCCTTCTCATTCTCACTGGAAACTCAGCTTACAATTGGTTATGGAACCATGTACCCTGATGGTGACTGTCCTGCAGCTATTGCTCTCCTTGCTGTCCAAATGTTATTGGGACTTATGATGGAAGCTTTAATTACAG GTGCCTTTGTAGCAAAGATTTCCAGGCCAAAACTAAGAACAACTGCAATTAAATTCAGTTACTTTGCTACTGTCGGACACCATGAAGGAGAGCTTTGTCTGATGTTTAGAGTAGCCAACGTACGGCAAAATCCATTAACACATGTTAAAGTAACTGCTATTTTATACCAAGAATATAAAAACCAACACCTTCACCAGACAAGCCTCGACTTCCACATTGACAACATGAACTCAAACGAATGCCCTTATCTTGCCTTCCCACTTACGTTCTGCCACACTATCAATCAAAATAGTCCGCTTTATCCACTGATTCAAGGAGAGATGCCAGCCTACTATGAGATAGTAATTATTTTATCAGCAGAACAAGAAGGCACAGCTGAGTCTTGTCAAAAGAGAACCTCATATaccccagaggaaatcaaactCAATCAACGGTTTGCCCCTGTAATAAGCTGCACTTCCAAAGGATACTACAAAATTGCCATGGAGAACTTTGACAAGACAGTTTCTGGACTTCCTATGCTACTTAATCCAAAGAAACCAAGACAAAATGATTTTGTTGTCAGCATTAACGGTGATCATGCTGACACTACCTTATTCAGACATAGTTCTGTCTGA